The following proteins come from a genomic window of Micromonospora echinofusca:
- a CDS encoding trypsin-like serine protease — MRFGRRVTVAGMVTACALGAAAVAGMPFGDAGRTPATLTAGETLASPGDAAAPAGAPVPADSAPVRADSGPGSRPRGGATPGAAVTLRARPAAEVAAGSPASVSYLRDRYRVDADEAARRLALQELSAPLAARLATEFPAAYGGMWLDQAAGGVLTVAATGVEPVRAALAGMPDAARVRVVPVRHPLRQLTEAATRLATTLDATAGADVLVDERANEVVVLTGDRIAADDPRLAGALRAAGVPARAQARIAESAVRKACDPRDCAQAPMRGGIRLDVPRDDGTVGGCTTGFNVVAGLRDPYVLTAGHCVVGGRHQLVDRTWHQFLGPKVPVTVESSRPGLAENAYPYDYAIMPYQAGALGLWAYPAGATQVPSLVNYWCVPDSTGCATRGSRDVAITGHVPWSAIQPGWVVCATGAAYTPKDGEQHVDSGAGAGYVPGTRCGEIIGKTSGGIDVRICARPGDSGGPLFTEADGKALGILSHGDPGQGPCTNPNERNSYAPVSTILDRANARTYGGLRIRLATSGPLPPLTRPVIR; from the coding sequence GTGCGGTTCGGACGACGGGTGACGGTGGCGGGGATGGTCACCGCCTGCGCGCTGGGTGCGGCGGCGGTCGCCGGGATGCCGTTCGGCGACGCCGGCCGGACACCGGCCACGCTCACCGCCGGGGAGACCCTTGCGTCGCCGGGCGACGCCGCCGCCCCGGCGGGCGCGCCGGTCCCTGCCGACAGCGCGCCGGTCCGCGCCGACAGCGGGCCCGGCAGCCGTCCCCGAGGCGGCGCGACGCCGGGCGCGGCGGTGACCCTCCGGGCCCGGCCGGCCGCCGAGGTCGCGGCCGGCAGCCCCGCCTCGGTCTCCTACCTGCGCGACCGCTACCGGGTCGACGCCGACGAGGCGGCCCGGCGGCTCGCCCTCCAGGAGCTGTCCGCGCCGCTGGCCGCCCGGCTCGCCACGGAGTTCCCCGCCGCGTACGGCGGGATGTGGCTGGACCAGGCCGCCGGCGGCGTGCTGACCGTCGCCGCCACCGGCGTCGAACCGGTCCGGGCGGCACTGGCCGGCATGCCGGACGCGGCGCGCGTCCGGGTGGTGCCGGTGCGCCACCCGCTGCGGCAGCTCACCGAGGCGGCGACCCGGCTGGCCACCACGCTCGACGCCACGGCCGGCGCCGACGTCCTGGTGGACGAGCGGGCCAACGAGGTCGTCGTGCTGACCGGCGACCGGATCGCCGCCGACGACCCCCGGTTGGCCGGGGCGCTGCGCGCCGCCGGGGTGCCGGCCCGCGCGCAGGCCCGGATCGCCGAGAGCGCGGTGCGGAAGGCCTGCGACCCGCGCGACTGCGCGCAGGCGCCGATGCGCGGCGGCATCCGGCTGGACGTGCCGCGCGACGACGGCACCGTGGGCGGCTGCACGACGGGCTTCAACGTGGTCGCCGGGCTGCGCGACCCGTACGTGCTGACGGCGGGGCACTGCGTCGTCGGGGGGCGGCACCAACTGGTGGACCGCACCTGGCACCAGTTCCTCGGCCCGAAGGTGCCGGTGACCGTCGAGTCGTCGAGGCCGGGGCTGGCCGAGAACGCATACCCGTACGACTACGCGATCATGCCGTACCAGGCCGGCGCGCTCGGGCTGTGGGCGTACCCGGCGGGGGCCACGCAGGTGCCCAGCCTGGTCAACTACTGGTGCGTGCCGGACAGCACCGGATGCGCCACCCGGGGCAGCCGCGACGTGGCCATCACCGGGCACGTGCCGTGGAGCGCCATCCAGCCCGGCTGGGTGGTCTGCGCCACCGGGGCGGCGTACACCCCGAAGGACGGCGAGCAGCACGTCGACTCGGGCGCGGGCGCCGGCTACGTGCCCGGCACCCGCTGCGGGGAGATCATCGGCAAGACCAGCGGCGGCATCGACGTGCGCATCTGTGCCCGCCCGGGCGACAGCGGCGGCCCGCTCTTCACCGAGGCCGACGGCAAGGCGCTGGGCATCCTGTCGCACGGCGACCCGGGACAGGGCCCCTGCACCAACCCGAACGAGCGCAACTCCTACGCCCCGGTCTCCACGATCCTCGATCGGGCGAACGCCCGCACCTACGGGGGCCTGCGGATCCGGCTGGCCACCAGTGGCCCGCTCCCCCCGCTGACCCGGCCGGTCATCCGCTGA
- a CDS encoding ABC transporter ATP-binding protein: MPAEGDGNPASRVETGRRPLHNLWRLRHYLRPHAAEFGWLLLAGLAATGAGIAVPLVAQRVVDGPVARQDPAGLFRLAGLALLLGLVEALLIFIRRWVQSSSSMRIEAAIREDVYAHLQRLPASFHDRWQSGQLLSRVTSDLSVLRRFLSFGLFFLILNLVTYLAVVVLLIRLHPTLGLLVAGSAVPLFLISRRFARHYHAASRRMQDQQGDVATLVEETAQGLRTMKAYGRGSELAARFGVDARALHDTGVAKGRLLARTSALLDLVPNLTLGVVLVAGAAAAAGGVLTIGELVAFVSLQLMLIWPVQSLGWIIANGQEAATAADRVWEVLDTPPAIEDAPHALAPRRADVRGRLRFERVSFRYPGSAAPVLREIDLTVEPGETVALVGATGCGKSTLLSLVPRLHEVTGGRITLDGHDLRELRLSALRRLVGVAFEEPTLFSMSVWENVTLGRPEAGENEVRAALALAQADFAYELPWGLATRVGEQGLSLSGGQRQRLALARAVLGRPALLVLDDPLSALDVHTEALVETALRRVLRTTTALLVVHRPSTIALADRVALLEEGRITAVGRHSELLADVPAYRAVLSAEPTPAPPGDRGLVRS, translated from the coding sequence GTGCCTGCGGAAGGTGACGGCAACCCGGCCTCCCGGGTGGAGACCGGCCGGCGTCCCCTGCACAACCTCTGGCGACTGCGCCACTACCTGCGCCCGCACGCGGCGGAGTTCGGCTGGCTGCTGCTGGCCGGCCTCGCCGCCACCGGGGCGGGCATCGCCGTACCGCTGGTCGCGCAGCGGGTCGTGGACGGCCCGGTGGCCCGCCAGGACCCGGCCGGGCTGTTCCGGCTGGCCGGGCTGGCGCTGCTGCTCGGCCTGGTCGAGGCGCTGCTGATCTTCATCCGCCGCTGGGTGCAGTCGTCCTCCTCGATGCGGATCGAGGCGGCCATCCGCGAGGACGTCTACGCCCACCTGCAACGGCTGCCGGCCAGCTTCCACGACCGCTGGCAGTCCGGCCAACTGCTCTCCCGGGTCACCAGCGACCTGTCGGTGCTGCGCCGCTTCCTCTCCTTCGGCCTCTTCTTCCTGATCCTCAACCTGGTGACCTACCTGGCCGTGGTGGTGCTGCTGATCCGGCTGCACCCCACGCTGGGGCTGCTGGTGGCGGGCAGCGCGGTGCCGCTGTTCCTGATCAGCCGCCGCTTCGCGCGGCACTACCACGCGGCCTCCCGCCGGATGCAGGACCAGCAGGGCGACGTGGCCACCCTCGTCGAGGAGACCGCGCAGGGGCTGCGCACGATGAAGGCGTACGGGCGGGGGTCGGAACTCGCCGCCCGCTTCGGCGTCGACGCGCGGGCGCTGCACGACACGGGGGTCGCCAAGGGCCGGCTGCTGGCCCGCACCTCCGCCCTGCTCGACCTGGTGCCCAACCTGACCCTCGGCGTGGTCCTGGTCGCCGGCGCGGCGGCCGCCGCGGGCGGGGTGCTGACCATCGGCGAACTGGTCGCCTTCGTCAGCCTCCAGCTGATGCTGATCTGGCCGGTGCAGTCGCTGGGCTGGATCATCGCCAACGGCCAGGAGGCGGCCACCGCGGCCGACCGGGTGTGGGAGGTGCTGGACACCCCGCCGGCCATCGAGGACGCCCCGCACGCGCTGGCCCCCCGCCGCGCCGACGTACGCGGGCGGCTCCGCTTCGAGCGGGTGTCGTTCCGCTACCCGGGCAGCGCCGCGCCGGTGCTGCGGGAGATCGACCTGACCGTCGAGCCGGGCGAGACCGTGGCGCTGGTCGGGGCGACCGGCTGCGGCAAGAGCACCCTGCTCTCCCTGGTGCCCCGGCTGCACGAGGTGACCGGCGGGCGGATCACCCTCGACGGGCACGACCTGCGCGAGCTGCGGCTGTCCGCCCTGCGCCGGCTGGTCGGGGTGGCCTTCGAGGAGCCGACGCTGTTCTCCATGTCGGTCTGGGAGAACGTCACGCTCGGCCGGCCGGAGGCCGGCGAGAACGAGGTGCGCGCCGCCCTCGCCCTCGCCCAGGCCGACTTCGCGTACGAGCTGCCGTGGGGGCTGGCGACCCGGGTGGGCGAGCAGGGGCTGTCGCTCTCCGGCGGGCAGCGGCAGCGGCTGGCGCTGGCCCGGGCGGTGCTCGGCCGGCCCGCCCTGCTCGTGCTGGACGACCCGCTCTCCGCGCTCGACGTGCACACCGAGGCGCTGGTCGAGACGGCGCTGCGGCGGGTGCTGCGCACCACCACCGCGCTGCTGGTGGTGCACCGGCCCTCCACGATCGCCCTCGCCGACCGGGTGGCGCTGCTGGAGGAGGGCCGGATCACCGCCGTCGGGCGGCACTCGGAACTGCTCGCCGACGTGCCGGCGTACCGCGCGGTGCTCTCGGCCGAGCCCACCCCCGCACCGCCCGGCGACCGCGGCCTGGTGCGTTCGTGA
- a CDS encoding ABC transporter ATP-binding protein, protein MTGDAVRRPGGAGLARWRGVATDPDADRSHAEDTAPEAVARLRARSRVLLRDLLRPHRRRLGLAVALLLGQNAAAMAGPYLVMLGIDRAIAPLRAGEPGPLMAVAAGFAAATAVEYVARRGFLTLSARIGQAVLLDLRQRVYAHFLRLSVAFHERYTSGRMVSRLTSDLDSIGELVGGGIDGVVLAVLSILSIAGILLWLDLPLAAVTLLAFPFLIWLSRWFARASADAWRRTRETVALVIVHFVESMRGIRAVQAFRREPRNQEIFGTVSDDYRRASRDAFRLIATYSPGIKVIGNVTVAVVLCYGGWRVLGGSTGIGVLAAFLLYLRRFFEPMQELSHFYNSLQSATAALEKLAGVLDERPSVAEPARPVPLPTGPGRGAVAFRAVTFGYRPDAPIIAGLDLAVPAGQTVALVGATGAGKSTVAKLLARFHDPVSGAVTLDGVDLREVADAELRRAVVLVTQETHLFGGTVAENIRFGRPGADDAAVEAAARAIGAHDFIAALPDGYATEVRRRGGRLSAGQRQLVAFARAFLADPTVLILDEATSSLDVPTERLVQHALGTVLADRTALVIAHRLSTVETADRVLVLDAGRIVEDGPPARLAVAGGRYAALHRQWRDSLV, encoded by the coding sequence GTGACCGGCGACGCCGTCCGGCGCCCGGGCGGGGCGGGCCTCGCGCGGTGGCGCGGCGTCGCCACCGACCCGGACGCGGACCGCAGCCACGCCGAGGACACCGCCCCCGAGGCGGTGGCCCGGCTCCGGGCCCGCAGCCGGGTGCTGCTGCGCGACCTGCTGCGCCCGCACCGGCGCCGCCTCGGGCTGGCCGTCGCGCTGCTGCTCGGCCAGAACGCCGCCGCGATGGCCGGGCCGTACCTGGTGATGCTCGGCATCGACCGGGCGATCGCGCCGCTGCGGGCCGGCGAGCCCGGCCCGCTGATGGCCGTCGCCGCCGGGTTCGCCGCCGCCACCGCCGTCGAGTACGTCGCCCGCCGGGGCTTCCTCACCCTCTCCGCGCGGATCGGCCAGGCCGTCCTGCTCGACCTCCGCCAGCGGGTGTACGCGCACTTCCTGCGCCTGTCGGTGGCGTTCCACGAGCGCTACACCTCCGGCCGGATGGTCTCCCGGCTCACCAGCGACCTGGACTCCATCGGCGAGCTGGTCGGCGGCGGCATCGACGGCGTGGTGCTGGCCGTGCTGTCGATCCTGTCGATCGCCGGCATCCTGCTCTGGCTGGACCTGCCCCTGGCCGCGGTGACGCTGCTCGCGTTCCCGTTCCTGATCTGGCTGAGCCGCTGGTTCGCGCGGGCGTCGGCCGACGCGTGGCGGCGCACCCGGGAGACGGTGGCGCTGGTCATCGTCCACTTCGTCGAGTCGATGCGTGGCATCCGGGCGGTGCAGGCGTTCCGCCGGGAGCCGCGCAACCAGGAGATCTTCGGGACGGTCAGCGACGACTACCGGCGGGCCAGCCGCGACGCGTTCCGGCTGATCGCGACGTACTCGCCGGGGATCAAGGTGATCGGCAACGTCACCGTGGCGGTGGTGCTCTGCTACGGCGGCTGGCGGGTGCTGGGCGGGTCCACCGGGATCGGGGTGCTGGCGGCGTTCCTGCTCTACCTGCGGCGGTTCTTCGAGCCGATGCAGGAGCTGAGCCACTTCTACAACTCGCTCCAGTCGGCCACCGCCGCACTGGAGAAGCTCGCCGGGGTGCTCGACGAGCGGCCGTCGGTGGCCGAACCGGCCCGGCCCGTGCCGCTGCCCACCGGGCCCGGCCGCGGCGCGGTCGCCTTCCGGGCGGTCACCTTCGGCTACCGGCCGGACGCGCCGATCATCGCCGGGCTGGACCTCGCCGTCCCGGCCGGCCAGACCGTGGCGCTGGTCGGGGCGACCGGCGCCGGCAAGTCGACCGTCGCGAAGCTGCTCGCCCGGTTCCACGACCCGGTCTCGGGGGCGGTCACCCTCGACGGGGTCGACCTGCGCGAGGTCGCCGACGCGGAGCTGCGGCGCGCCGTCGTGCTGGTGACCCAGGAGACCCACCTGTTCGGCGGCACGGTCGCGGAGAACATCCGCTTCGGCCGTCCCGGCGCCGACGACGCCGCCGTGGAGGCCGCCGCGCGGGCCATCGGCGCGCACGACTTCATCGCCGCCCTCCCCGACGGGTACGCCACCGAGGTGCGGCGGCGCGGCGGCCGGCTCTCCGCCGGGCAGCGGCAACTGGTCGCGTTCGCCCGGGCTTTCCTGGCCGACCCGACGGTGCTGATCCTGGACGAGGCAACCTCGTCGCTGGACGTGCCCACCGAGCGGCTGGTGCAGCACGCCCTCGGCACCGTCCTGGCCGACCGCACCGCGCTGGTGATCGCGCACCGGCTCTCCACCGTGGAGACGGCCGACCGGGTGCTGGTGCTCGACGCCGGCCGGATCGTCGAGGACGGCCCGCCCGCCCGGCTCGCCGTCGCCGGTGGCCGGTACGCCGCCCTGCACCGGCAGTGGCGCGACTCCCTGGTGTGA